Part of the Streptomyces sp. NBC_00457 genome, TCGCTGCTGTGGCGAGCTTTGCTAGGGGGGTTCATGAGACATAGAGCGAGAACGATCCTCGCTGTCGGCACGCTCCTGATCGGTGGAGCGAGCATCGCACCCATTGCCCAGGCACAGAGCGGTAGTTCGGCCTCCGGAGGGGACGAGGTCAAGGTCTTCCGCGCCGACGTCACCAAGAAGCAGGTACCCCTGCTGCTGGCCACCGGACAGGACGGCCACGAACTCGGCGAGCAGGTGCCCGACAAGGGCACGGCCACCGTCGAGGTCTACCTCACCGACCAACAGGCCGACAAGCTCGAGAAACAGGGCGTCGACCTCACCGAGCACACGCTCTCCGGCAAGGCGGAGGCCCGCGTCGAGGCCGCGGCCGAGGGCGTGTTCCGGCCGTACAGCTCGGACGGCGGACTGCGGCAGGAGATCCTCGCCACCGCACGGGCCAACCCGGGCCTGACCAAGGTCGTCTCCATCGGCAAGACCGTCAACGGCCAGGACATCCTGGCGCTGAAGCTCACCAAGAACGCCAAGAAGACGAAGGACGGCGCCAAGCCCGCCGTCCTCTATCTCTCCAACCAGCACGCGCGCGAGTGGATCACCCCGGAGATGACCCGGCGGCTGATGCACCACTACGTGGACAACTACGCCACCGACAAGCGCATCAAGAAGATCGTCGACTCGACCGAACTGTGGTTCGTCCTCTCCGCCAATCCGGACGGCTACGACCACACCTTCGAGAACTCCGACAACCGCCTGTGGCGCAAGAACCTGCGGGACGTCAACGGCGACGGCGTCATCAGCACCGGCGACGGCGTCGACCTCAACCGCAACTTCGCCTACAAGTGGGGTTACGACGACGAGGGTTCGTCCCCCAACCCCACCAGCCAGACCTACCGCGGCGCGGCCCCGAACTCCGAGCCCGAGACCCGGGCCCTGGACGCCTTCGAGCGGCGGATCGGATTCGAGTACGGCATCAACTACCACTCCGCCGCCGAACTCCTCCTCTACGGAGTCGGCTGGCAGGTCGCCACCCCCACCCCGGACGACGCGGTGTACGAGGCCCTCGCCGGTACGCCGGAGAACTCCGCGATCCCCGGCTACCACCCGCAGGTCTCCTCGGAGCTGTACACCACCAACGGCGAGGCCGACGGCCACGCGGCGAACGTCAACGGCATGGCGATGTTCACCCCCGAGATGTCGACCTGCGAAACCGCGTCCAGCGTCGACCCCGACGACCAATGGAACCCGGACGACTGCCAGTCGATCTTCACCTTCCCGGACGACGAGACCCTGATCCAGCAGGAGTTCGCCAAGAACATCCCGTTCGCGCTCTCCGTCGCCGAGTCCGCCGCGCACCCGGATCAGCCGTCCTCCTCGGTCGGCCTGAAGGCCGCCGACTTCACCCCGGCCCCGTTCACGACGTCGTACTCCCGCGGCGCCGACCAGGAAGTCTCCGTCGTCGCACGGAAGTCGGTGCGCGACAAGGAGCTCAACTACCGCGTCAACGGCGGCCGTACCCGGGACAGCGCTCTGCGGCCCTGGAAGGGCGGAGAGACCTACGGCGGTGAGGACAACATCCACTTCGACGAGTACCGGGCCAAGGTCCGCGACGGCGAGCCCGGCGACAAGGTCGAGGTCTGGTTCACCGGCAGGACAAGGAGTGGAAAGCCGGTCACCGGCAAGCACTTCACCTACAAGATCGCCGAACGGCCCAGGGCCGACACGCTCGTTGTCGCCGAAGAGGGCGCGGCGGCCACGCAGGCCAAGACCTACGTCGACGCGCTGAAGGCCAACGGCCGCAGGGCCATCGTCTGGGACGTCGCCAACCAGGGCGCGCCCGACGCGCTCGGCGTGCTCAGCCACTTCGACACGGTCGTCCACTACACGGGCGCCGGCGTTCCCGGCAACGCCACCCAGCTCCAGCTGCGCGCCTACCTCAACGAGGGCGGCAACCTGATCGAGGCGGGCGAGCAGGCCGGCGGCTCCGTCGACCTCGGCGGCGGCACCCTGTCGAACGACTTCAGTCAGTACTACCTGGGCGCCTACACCCGTACGTCCCTGCCGGACGCCACGTCCTTCCAGGGCTCCGGCCCGCTCCTCGGCGCCACCACACCGCTGGGCGGCGCCCCGCTGAACGCCGCCGGGTCCTACAGCGTCACCTCCGACACGCTCCCCGCGGACACCCACCCGCAGTTCGAGAGCGCGGGAGCGGGCGCCTACCCCGGCACCGTCAATCCGTACGGCCCGTACGAAGGCGCCTCCATGGCCGCCGTCACGCACAGCGACTACGCCTGGAACCGCCTCACCCGCACCA contains:
- a CDS encoding M14 family metallopeptidase, whose protein sequence is MRHRARTILAVGTLLIGGASIAPIAQAQSGSSASGGDEVKVFRADVTKKQVPLLLATGQDGHELGEQVPDKGTATVEVYLTDQQADKLEKQGVDLTEHTLSGKAEARVEAAAEGVFRPYSSDGGLRQEILATARANPGLTKVVSIGKTVNGQDILALKLTKNAKKTKDGAKPAVLYLSNQHAREWITPEMTRRLMHHYVDNYATDKRIKKIVDSTELWFVLSANPDGYDHTFENSDNRLWRKNLRDVNGDGVISTGDGVDLNRNFAYKWGYDDEGSSPNPTSQTYRGAAPNSEPETRALDAFERRIGFEYGINYHSAAELLLYGVGWQVATPTPDDAVYEALAGTPENSAIPGYHPQVSSELYTTNGEADGHAANVNGMAMFTPEMSTCETASSVDPDDQWNPDDCQSIFTFPDDETLIQQEFAKNIPFALSVAESAAHPDQPSSSVGLKAADFTPAPFTTSYSRGADQEVSVVARKSVRDKELNYRVNGGRTRDSALRPWKGGETYGGEDNIHFDEYRAKVRDGEPGDKVEVWFTGRTRSGKPVTGKHFTYKIAERPRADTLVVAEEGAAATQAKTYVDALKANGRRAIVWDVANQGAPDALGVLSHFDTVVHYTGAGVPGNATQLQLRAYLNEGGNLIEAGEQAGGSVDLGGGTLSNDFSQYYLGAYTRTSLPDATSFQGSGPLLGATTPLGGAPLNAAGSYSVTSDTLPADTHPQFESAGAGAYPGTVNPYGPYEGASMAAVTHSDYAWNRLTRTIDLTSVSASEKPTLRTRLLWDTEKSYDHALLEARTAGADDWTTLPEAGGATSTAVPAECDAGYFIQAHPALKRYLTLASGTCTPTGTSGSWNSFTGSSSGWQEVSFDLSAYAGKKVEVSLGYVTDPGTGGRGVLADNASVVIGGNAAEAEGFETSLGAWSTPGPPAGSPAVVKDWGRAGELFKTYGAVTTDDTVLLGFGLEHVTAPIGRTTLIGKALEALEG